The following are encoded in a window of Roseimaritima ulvae genomic DNA:
- a CDS encoding ATP-grasp domain-containing protein, protein MVPPSASLRFLVLGPDQGWHADQLASAATAAEHRLRFAPYESLSASLDGHGHQVRCAAGSLSDFDVVLTRTMPVGSLEQITFRLATLHALQNVSSENDSFAGPIVLNPPRALETAIDKYATLATVSRLGYDVPATAVVQSRSEAMEAFKRLGGDVVVKPIFGGEGRGVMRVQDPQLAWFTFATLERLDAVAYVQQFIPPGGIDTRLLVIGSQVWAVRRRSSDDWRTNVSQGAVSEGVEVTAAQRQMALRIAAEIGIQIGSVDVLDASDGRPRVLEVNGVPGWKGAQQALGIDLAARMIAHAEALVAARRESSDPPQTGHRRPTAPSSQVVSPPVHPHE, encoded by the coding sequence ATGGTGCCTCCCTCCGCTTCGCTTCGCTTCCTGGTGCTTGGTCCTGACCAGGGTTGGCACGCCGATCAACTGGCCTCCGCGGCGACTGCCGCCGAACACCGTTTGCGGTTCGCGCCATATGAGAGTCTGTCTGCATCGCTGGATGGGCACGGGCATCAGGTTCGCTGTGCCGCTGGTTCGCTGAGTGATTTTGATGTGGTGCTGACGCGGACCATGCCGGTCGGTTCGCTGGAACAGATCACCTTTCGCTTAGCCACACTGCACGCGCTTCAAAACGTTTCGTCTGAAAACGATTCGTTCGCCGGGCCGATCGTGCTCAATCCGCCGCGAGCTTTGGAGACGGCGATCGACAAGTACGCGACCTTGGCGACGGTCAGCCGATTGGGTTACGACGTGCCGGCGACGGCCGTGGTGCAGTCGCGGTCGGAGGCCATGGAGGCTTTTAAGCGTTTGGGTGGAGACGTGGTCGTCAAGCCGATCTTTGGGGGCGAAGGCCGCGGCGTGATGCGGGTGCAGGACCCGCAGTTGGCTTGGTTTACCTTTGCCACGCTTGAACGGCTTGATGCCGTCGCGTACGTTCAGCAATTCATTCCTCCCGGCGGCATCGACACGCGGTTGTTGGTGATTGGTTCGCAGGTCTGGGCGGTCCGTCGGCGCTCGAGTGATGATTGGCGGACCAATGTGTCTCAGGGCGCGGTCAGCGAAGGCGTGGAAGTGACCGCGGCGCAGCGGCAGATGGCGTTGCGCATCGCTGCTGAAATCGGCATCCAGATCGGTTCGGTGGACGTGCTGGACGCCAGCGATGGGCGGCCGCGGGTGTTGGAAGTGAATGGTGTGCCCGGTTGGAAAGGGGCTCAGCAGGCTCTGGGGATTGATCTGGCCGCCCGAATGATCGCCCATGCCGAGGCGTTGGTCGCCGCACGCCGCGAGTCCAGTGATCCCCCGCAGACCGGCCATCGCCGCCCCACCGCTCCGTCCTCCCAGGTTGTTTCCCCACCGGTCCACCCTCATGAATGA
- the mch gene encoding methenyltetrahydromethanopterin cyclohydrolase — MSLNLAAAALCEQAIADPQLRLASHTIGDARVIDAGIEVEGGLEAGLWLARVCLGDAADVRLVPEDSQRLHSDLAVAVRTDAPRQACLGGQYAGWPVQTDDYFAMGSGPMRMVRGREAVLETLQLQESGPTVVGVLESDTLPTAAAVAAIAAECQTEAKDVTIGVAPSTSLAGTVQVVARSVETAMHKLHECGFDVRNVRSGWGVAPLPPMAKPGDTVAGIGRTNDAILYGGRVTLWVDAPQQDVDAVIERVPSQSSKDHGRPFAEVFKDYGYDFYKVDPLLFSPAVVTIVNLRTGQTRRSGQLASDVLARSFGLEAI, encoded by the coding sequence ATGTCGTTAAACCTTGCCGCCGCTGCGCTTTGTGAGCAAGCCATCGCCGACCCCCAGCTTCGTCTGGCTAGTCACACCATCGGGGATGCCCGGGTGATCGATGCGGGAATCGAGGTCGAGGGCGGTTTGGAGGCCGGCCTGTGGTTGGCTCGCGTTTGTCTGGGCGACGCCGCCGACGTGCGTTTGGTGCCCGAAGACAGCCAGCGGTTGCATAGCGACCTGGCCGTCGCCGTGCGGACCGATGCGCCGCGGCAAGCCTGTTTGGGCGGCCAATACGCCGGCTGGCCGGTGCAGACCGACGATTATTTTGCCATGGGCAGCGGCCCGATGCGGATGGTGCGTGGCCGCGAAGCGGTATTGGAAACGCTGCAGTTGCAAGAGTCCGGACCCACGGTGGTGGGCGTGCTGGAATCCGACACGCTGCCCACCGCGGCGGCGGTCGCGGCGATTGCAGCGGAGTGCCAGACGGAGGCGAAGGACGTGACGATTGGGGTGGCCCCGTCGACGTCGTTGGCCGGCACGGTGCAAGTCGTCGCTCGCAGCGTGGAAACGGCCATGCATAAACTGCACGAATGCGGTTTCGATGTCCGCAACGTACGCTCCGGTTGGGGCGTCGCTCCGCTGCCCCCGATGGCCAAACCGGGGGACACCGTTGCCGGTATCGGACGTACCAACGATGCCATCCTGTACGGCGGACGGGTGACCTTGTGGGTCGACGCGCCGCAGCAAGACGTGGACGCGGTGATCGAACGCGTGCCCAGTCAGTCGTCGAAAGATCACGGTCGCCCGTTTGCCGAAGTTTTTAAAGACTACGGCTACGACTTTTACAAAGTGGATCCGCTGCTGTTTAGTCCCGCGGTGGTCACGATCGTTAATTTGCGGACCGGTCAGACGCGACGCAGCGGCCAACTCGCCAGCGACGTGCTGGCTCGTTCGTTTGGGTTAGAAGCGATTTGA
- a CDS encoding CBS domain-containing protein, whose protein sequence is MNHTVTAREMMVSNLVTLSPDMDALDAIDVLLKHKISGAPVVDSNGRFLGIFSEKSCMQFIVGVTYEQLPSTSVMSFVLKDPPTITEETDMLSIAQKFLDGACRRLPVLDEAGRLVGQISRRDLMRVLQHQMRSKDSVKTGGGPYFSALNASQDRPV, encoded by the coding sequence ATGAATCATACGGTTACCGCTCGTGAAATGATGGTTTCCAATCTGGTCACCCTGTCGCCAGACATGGATGCGTTAGATGCCATCGACGTCTTGCTCAAACACAAGATCTCCGGAGCGCCGGTGGTCGACAGCAATGGCCGCTTCTTGGGAATCTTTTCAGAAAAGTCGTGCATGCAGTTCATCGTCGGAGTGACCTATGAACAATTGCCCTCAACTTCGGTGATGTCGTTTGTCTTAAAGGACCCGCCGACGATCACCGAAGAGACCGACATGTTGTCGATCGCCCAAAAGTTTTTAGATGGCGCTTGTCGACGGTTGCCGGTGTTGGATGAGGCCGGACGGTTGGTGGGCCAGATCAGCCGTCGCGACTTGATGCGTGTGCTCCAGCATCAGATGCGATCCAAGGACTCGGTCAAGACCGGCGGCGGACCGTACTTCAGCGCTCTCAACGCGAGCCAAGATCGCCCGGTATAA
- a CDS encoding FlxA-like family protein yields the protein MAASNLATQISNLKSQISNLKSQISNLKSQISNLKSQISNLKSQISNLKSQISQLATQIASNPNERASTSLASWPLRRV from the coding sequence ATGGCAGCATCTAATCTCGCAACTCAAATCTCAAATCTCAAATCTCAAATCTCAAATCTCAAATCTCAAATCTCAAATCTCAAATCTCAAATCTCAAATCTCAAATCTCAAATCTCAAATCTCAAATCTCAAATCTCAAATCTCAAATCTCAAATCTCGCAACTCGCAACTCAAATCGCTTCTAACCCAAACGAACGAGCCAGCACGTCGCTGGCGAGTTGGCCGCTGCGTCGCGTCTGA
- a CDS encoding fatty acid CoA ligase family protein, producing MNDSVDRNVARRLSKVARLVPSGIAIAQPEGRPPASGPRSYQAVTFEELDQRTDAIARGLLDWGVQPGMRLAMLVPFGTDFLTLTFGLLKAGVVVVLIDPGMGRRNMIRCLQDASPDGFVAIPQAHAIRSLLRGRFPQARWNVTVGRKWGWGGETLPQIERRGAAAQCDFPIRQDSDSAAMIFTTGSTGPPKGVHYTHGIFNHQIDLIRSRYKIHAGGRDLACFPLFGLFDAVMGVTTVIPDMDPTRPADVDPRRVVEAVEQWEIDQAFGSPALWNTVAGWCVKQKVRMPTLRRVLSAGAPVPPQTLAMLRSVIHEDAEIFTPYGATESLPIASIESREVLTETAHQSRRGAGTCVGSRFDAIEWKVIEINDQPIATIDEVQPVPAGEIGELMVSGPVVTREYLTRGDQNAFHKVRDGERVWHRVGDVGYLDDAERFWFCGRKSHRVQTAAGTLFTVPCESIINTHQDVYRSALVGLGNAPDQQPLLIVEPYESARPRDKAAEQRLVDELKHLAASQPLTATITDIRIHRGKLPVDIRHNSKIFREQLAAQYSK from the coding sequence ATGAATGACTCCGTCGATCGAAACGTTGCCCGGCGACTATCCAAAGTCGCTCGTCTGGTCCCCAGCGGGATCGCTATCGCCCAGCCCGAGGGACGTCCGCCGGCGTCCGGCCCGCGTTCTTATCAAGCCGTCACGTTTGAGGAATTGGATCAACGCACCGACGCCATCGCCCGTGGTCTGCTGGACTGGGGGGTGCAGCCGGGCATGCGGCTGGCCATGTTGGTGCCCTTCGGAACCGACTTTTTGACGTTGACGTTTGGGTTGTTAAAAGCCGGCGTGGTGGTGGTGTTGATCGATCCCGGCATGGGACGGCGGAACATGATTCGCTGCCTGCAGGACGCCTCGCCCGATGGCTTTGTCGCCATCCCGCAAGCTCACGCGATTCGCTCGCTGCTGCGAGGCCGCTTTCCACAGGCTCGATGGAATGTCACGGTCGGACGTAAATGGGGCTGGGGCGGCGAGACATTGCCGCAAATCGAACGCCGGGGCGCGGCCGCGCAATGTGACTTCCCGATCCGCCAGGACAGCGATTCGGCGGCGATGATTTTTACCACCGGCAGCACCGGCCCGCCCAAGGGCGTGCACTACACGCACGGGATTTTTAATCATCAAATCGATCTGATCCGCAGCCGCTACAAGATTCACGCCGGCGGCCGCGACCTGGCATGTTTTCCACTGTTTGGCCTGTTCGACGCCGTGATGGGCGTGACCACGGTGATCCCCGACATGGACCCCACGCGTCCGGCGGACGTCGATCCGCGGCGAGTGGTGGAAGCGGTCGAGCAATGGGAGATCGATCAGGCGTTTGGTTCGCCCGCCTTGTGGAACACGGTCGCCGGGTGGTGTGTGAAGCAGAAAGTCCGCATGCCGACACTCCGCCGCGTGCTTTCGGCCGGCGCCCCGGTGCCGCCGCAAACGCTGGCCATGTTGCGGAGTGTGATCCACGAAGACGCCGAAATTTTTACGCCTTACGGAGCGACCGAATCGTTGCCGATCGCCTCGATCGAATCCCGCGAAGTGCTGACCGAAACCGCGCACCAGAGCCGCCGAGGAGCGGGGACCTGTGTGGGCAGTCGCTTTGACGCCATCGAGTGGAAGGTGATCGAAATCAACGACCAGCCGATCGCCACGATCGACGAGGTCCAACCGGTGCCGGCCGGCGAGATCGGTGAGTTGATGGTGAGCGGCCCGGTGGTGACTCGCGAGTACCTGACCCGCGGCGACCAAAACGCGTTCCATAAAGTTCGCGATGGGGAACGGGTGTGGCATCGCGTTGGCGATGTCGGCTATCTGGATGATGCCGAACGATTCTGGTTCTGTGGCCGCAAATCGCATCGCGTGCAGACCGCCGCTGGGACGTTGTTCACGGTGCCCTGCGAATCGATCATCAATACGCATCAGGACGTCTATCGTTCGGCCTTGGTGGGCCTGGGCAACGCGCCCGATCAGCAACCTCTGTTGATTGTCGAACCCTACGAATCGGCACGGCCGCGGGACAAAGCTGCTGAGCAGCGGTTGGTGGACGAGCTGAAGCACTTGGCGGCTTCACAACCCTTGACCGCCACGATCACCGACATTCGTATCCACCGCGGCAAGCTGCCTGTCGACATCCGCCACAACAGCAAAATCTTCCGCGAACAACTGGCGGCGCAGTACAGCAAGTAG